A window from Argopecten irradians isolate NY chromosome 3, Ai_NY, whole genome shotgun sequence encodes these proteins:
- the LOC138319008 gene encoding interferon alpha-inducible protein 27-like protein 2 codes for MLRQGRHVYRAIESLTHGNRARCLRGNMEREKTYPLSTLRQAQVKKDNESKVASESDSEEEEKDSSEKHAPTPKKSLPLWAKIGLSIAGGATAVLATPVVLGAVGFSAGGVVAGSLAAKAMSAAAIANGGSVAAGSAVAVLQSVGAAGLGLTGAATVGTTAAGATLGGVTAVEKLTEKVTKRDK; via the exons ATGCTGAGACAAGGCAGACACGTCTATAGAGCTATAGAATCCTTAACCCACGGAAATAGAGCTCGATGTTTACGGGGTAATATGGAGAGAGAGAAAACATACCCATTGTCAACTTTACGACAAGCACAAGTCAAAAAAGATAATGAATCTAAAGTTGCCAGCGAATCCGATTCTGAGGAAGAGGAAAAGGATTCCAGTGAGAAACACGCTCCGACTCCGAAGAAATCTTTGCCTCTGTGGGCTAAGATAGGATTGTCCATCGCTGGTGGTGCGACAGCTGTGCTGGCCACGCCAGTCGTGCTTGGCGCTGTTGGATTCTCTGCCGGAGGAGTAGTAGCAG gctccTTAGCAGCAAAGGCTATGTCAGCCGCAGCAATTGCTAACGGAGGAAGCGTGGCGGCGGGGTCAGCTGTGGCCGTCTTACAGTCAGTTGGGGCAGCAGGACTTGGTCTAACTGGGGCTGCCACAGTTGGCACTACTGCGGCCGGGGCCACATTAGGAGGGGTCACTGCTGTGGAAAAATTGACAGAAAAAGTAACTAAACGGGACAAGTGA